One stretch of Cheilinus undulatus linkage group 5, ASM1832078v1, whole genome shotgun sequence DNA includes these proteins:
- the si:dkey-283b1.6 gene encoding uncharacterized protein si:dkey-283b1.6, translated as MPFHYIPILEIFLGFLGFGLSIIFCTAFCRACSRIREEQIEMELQRRSERDGHPHSIYFIPFPRSVSQQDGEDSLRAPRYSQAVQSPPLYNTSAYNGPPPSYSELGIKPEDLPPAYTEYSSTPVYPNTPPPHTDTAQPQTQSQQ; from the exons GATATTCTTGGGCTTCCTGGGCTTCGGTCTCTCCATCATCTTCTGCACCGCCTTCTGCAGGGCATGTAGCCGCATAAGAGAGGAACAGATAGAGATGGAGCTACAGAGAAGAAGTGAGCGCGATGGGCACCCTCATTCTATATATTTCATCCCCTTCCCCAGAAGCGTGTCACAGCAGGACGGTGAAGACAGCTTAAGGGCACCTCGCTACAGCCAGGCAGTCCAATCCCCACCATTATACAACACATCTGCATACAACGGGCCACCACCTTCATATAGCGAG CTGGGAATTAAGCCAGAGGATCTCCCCCCTGCTTACACAGAGTACAGCTCCACTCCTGTGTATCCCAACACACCTCCACCTCACACAGACACGGCTCAACCACAAACACAGTCACAACAATAA